In a genomic window of Hippoglossus stenolepis isolate QCI-W04-F060 chromosome 15, HSTE1.2, whole genome shotgun sequence:
- the zar1l gene encoding ZAR1-like protein, whose protein sequence is MDGFHGSRMEGFLTTLPPFSHCGVPGCVPPAPGSTWGKRGGRFMTPHDLDYLELCRAGLSQVGPRAMPDPLLRWANTNECGVQVNNKVDKTVQCSLGPKTLLGLASEPPGASKFAQIPVPELGPARKWQYDTPPRFLRPVSVYSPGFDPRLFTMEARDDDRSAGEAEAAEHYESYWEGEPYHSSEDTGNNLETSFRQFPKGAISQFLEQRYGFFHCKKCNIRWESAYVWCISGTRKVYYKQLCRKCQVGINPYRVEPIICKACGLTSCCCDKKHRHVNMNRPHRQDLCCRCRGMRLPCDSTYSFKYTF, encoded by the exons ATGGACGGGTTTCACGGCTCCAGGATGGAGGGCTTCCTCACCACGTTGCCACCCTTCAGCCACTGCGGGGTCCCGGGCTGCGTTCCGCCGGCCCCGGGCAGCACCTGGGGGAAGCGAGGCGGCCGCTTCATGACCCCGCACGACCTGGACTACCTGGAGCTCTGCAGGGCCGGCCTGTCCCAGGTGGGCCCCAGAGCTATGCCCGACCCGCTGCTACGCTGGGCCAACACCAACGAGTGCGGGGTGCAGGTGAACAACAAGGTGGATAAAACCGTGCAGTGCTCGCTGGGTCCCAAGACGCTGCTGGGCCTGGCGAGCGAACCACCCGGGGCCTCAAAGTTCGCCCAAATCCCGGTTCCGGAGCTCGGCCCCGCCCGGAAGTGGCAGTACGACACGCCGCCGCGGTTCCTCAGGCCCGTGTCCGTCTACTCGCCGGGGTTTGACCCCAGGTTGTTCACGATGGAAGCCAGAGACGACGACAGGAGTGCGGGAGAAGCCGAGGCCGCCGAGCACTACGAGTCGTACTGGGAGGGAGAGCCGTACCACAGCAGCGAGGACACTGGGAATAACTTGGAGACAAGTTTCAGACAGTTCCCAAAGGGCGCCATTTCCCAG ttCCTGGAGCAGAGGTACGGCTTTTTCCACTGCAAGAAGTGCAACATCCGGTGGGAGAGTGCTTATGTATGGTGCATCTCTGGAACCAGGAAG GTGTACTACAAGCAGCTCTGCCGGAAGTGTCAGGTGGGGATAAACCCCTACAGAGTGGAGCCCATCATCTGCAAG GCCTGCGGTctgacttcctgctgctgtgacaagaAGCACAGACACGTCAACATGAACAGACCTCACCGTCAGGACCTGTGCTGTCGCTGCAGGGGCATGAGGCTGCCCTGCGACTCCACCTACAGCTTCAAGTACACCTTCTGA